In one Paenibacillus sp. JQZ6Y-1 genomic region, the following are encoded:
- a CDS encoding XkdF-like putative serine protease domain-containing protein, whose translation MGYKLKDAKITHISLVDKGANGVPFAIIKEAGKVPIQKEIRIAKTDEDKQVVLGVVYQPDTSDAHDDQMTADEIEKAAHLFMQDQHTYNIDKQHDLDADKGYVVESYIAPCEMTIGDQVIAKGSWVAGVKVTDADTWDAIKKGDITGFSMWGIGKREEIEFQEEPVSKGLLSRIAKALGIIEKGDVADKYNRNRKEREFWAAQDALNSVLFRWSSWEGGMEDDPTVIREALQDFVDIAQSVLVQDDIVKAIGKPPKEIAKAGKKISTGNMQHIDDALAALTELKNKTVPADDEQGKEEDDLKPEDIAKAVAAAMEPIAKQVGDLAAQVTELKKEEGTDQSDPQEEGATPEQTALTEAIAKAMNPLTEQMQSLADEVQLMKNARGGSSQGGESDEQIQKSKSTLGRFA comes from the coding sequence ATGGGCTATAAGTTGAAAGACGCAAAGATTACGCACATTTCGCTGGTTGATAAAGGGGCAAATGGTGTACCTTTTGCGATCATTAAGGAAGCAGGGAAAGTGCCTATTCAGAAAGAAATCCGCATTGCCAAAACGGACGAGGATAAACAAGTTGTGCTTGGCGTGGTATATCAGCCGGACACATCGGATGCTCATGACGATCAAATGACTGCTGACGAGATCGAGAAGGCAGCCCATCTGTTCATGCAGGATCAGCACACCTACAACATTGATAAGCAACATGATTTAGATGCGGATAAAGGATATGTAGTGGAATCCTATATTGCCCCATGTGAAATGACGATCGGCGATCAGGTTATTGCTAAAGGCTCTTGGGTGGCCGGAGTCAAAGTGACTGACGCGGATACTTGGGATGCGATCAAGAAGGGTGATATCACTGGCTTTTCCATGTGGGGTATTGGTAAGCGGGAAGAAATTGAGTTTCAGGAAGAGCCTGTTTCAAAAGGTTTGCTCAGCCGGATTGCTAAAGCACTCGGTATTATCGAAAAAGGCGATGTTGCTGACAAATACAATAGGAATCGAAAGGAGCGAGAATTCTGGGCTGCACAAGATGCCCTGAACTCGGTCCTTTTTCGTTGGAGTAGTTGGGAAGGCGGCATGGAAGACGATCCTACTGTTATCCGGGAAGCATTGCAAGACTTCGTTGATATTGCTCAGAGCGTTTTGGTCCAAGACGATATTGTAAAAGCAATCGGGAAACCACCTAAAGAAATTGCCAAGGCAGGGAAGAAAATTTCCACCGGTAATATGCAGCATATTGATGATGCGCTTGCTGCACTGACAGAACTTAAAAATAAAACAGTACCTGCAGATGATGAGCAGGGCAAGGAGGAAGACGATTTGAAACCAGAAGATATTGCAAAGGCAGTAGCGGCTGCTATGGAACCTATCGCTAAGCAGGTAGGTGACCTGGCTGCGCAAGTAACAGAACTGAAAAAAGAAGAAGGCACTGATCAAAGCGATCCGCAAGAAGAAGGCGCTACGCCAGAACAAACTGCGCTCACTGAAGCTATTGCCAAAGCTATGAATCCATTGACGGAGCAAATGCAAAGCCTGGCCGATGAAGTGCAACTGATGAAGAATGCCCGCGGCGGTTCAAGCCAGGGCGGAGAAAGTGACGAACAGATTCAAAAATCCAAAAGCACACTTGGCCGATTCGCTTAA
- a CDS encoding Rho termination factor N-terminal domain-containing protein yields the protein MYKVMFTGQNASLHKYGVRFEAGKIQLIEDTDLAEKLKEEKNFKVEPVVGTSPAPVLEVDKQPTLTALKEKAKEAKISGYSTMDKEQLIEALAVLESDNKEPAALQANDPYADAPTV from the coding sequence ATGTATAAAGTAATGTTCACTGGTCAAAATGCATCTTTGCATAAGTACGGCGTGCGATTTGAAGCTGGAAAGATTCAACTGATCGAAGACACTGATCTGGCAGAAAAGCTGAAAGAAGAAAAAAATTTTAAAGTAGAGCCGGTTGTAGGGACATCCCCTGCGCCGGTTCTTGAAGTTGATAAGCAGCCGACTCTGACTGCACTGAAAGAAAAAGCCAAAGAAGCAAAAATCTCAGGCTACAGCACAATGGATAAAGAGCAGTTGATTGAAGCACTGGCTGTTCTCGAGTCTGACAACAAAGAGCCGGCTGCACTGCAAGCCAATGACCCTTATGCTGACGCCCCAACAGTTTAG
- a CDS encoding phage tail tube protein, producing MERELIGRNLDVQDDNGDRIQTIKELEAILKPENLDIVRAGRMSKTKQLTGYEITVKLVMSKLESRLRYRLLESFKSGKTMFLERITGTLEDKITGNRERVMLTGIHIHGDMDLIVAKIDDNNGIDITLEGTATDFDFIDQFPDYMA from the coding sequence ATGGAACGCGAACTTATTGGCCGTAACCTGGATGTACAAGATGATAATGGAGATCGTATTCAGACGATTAAAGAACTGGAAGCTATCCTTAAACCGGAGAATCTGGATATTGTTCGTGCTGGTCGTATGTCCAAAACCAAACAGCTTACTGGCTATGAAATTACAGTAAAGTTGGTAATGTCCAAACTGGAATCCCGCCTGCGGTACCGCCTGCTTGAATCTTTCAAATCCGGTAAAACGATGTTTCTGGAGCGCATTACCGGTACTCTGGAAGATAAAATTACTGGCAACCGGGAACGGGTCATGCTGACTGGTATTCATATTCATGGTGATATGGATCTGATCGTTGCAAAGATCGATGATAACAACGGTATTGATATTACGTTGGAAGGTACAGCAACTGATTTTGATTTCATCGATCAATTCCCAGATTACATGGCATAG
- a CDS encoding XkdQ/YqbQ family protein, which yields MADFAVVYGKHSARHVLSDAITDLSWSSSRDEITRSMTVRLRSVPTLKIAGMLMCFAKRTNVGVTHHKNQFWHGPVIKYNVDDKTDECELEVREISWYLTKNKGTRPYLKGEAGAELQRYIKSTGIDFRCPAFGFKLDERYSTMSYSEVILDVLQKAYERSGYKFYLDVVRTDTGFYLQVVREGKNTTVPIFVPDQMESSSRGFSMEETYTVVTAEKWKDDKLVSSVTRTNKEAVKTLGRMQEIIEVEEDEKPETIAAERLKALSAPVQTRSITVRHNDHKLSQLRAGWIVITRETGHYSKWIVSSEQTSYKNGQYIVQLELERREVK from the coding sequence ATGGCAGATTTCGCAGTCGTTTATGGTAAGCATAGTGCCCGGCATGTATTAAGTGATGCAATCACGGATCTTTCTTGGTCATCCAGTCGGGATGAAATCACCCGTAGTATGACGGTTCGGCTGCGAAGTGTGCCGACCTTAAAGATAGCCGGAATGCTGATGTGCTTTGCTAAGCGGACCAATGTAGGCGTTACACACCATAAAAATCAATTCTGGCATGGTCCCGTTATCAAATACAATGTGGATGACAAAACTGACGAATGCGAATTGGAAGTTAGGGAAATCAGTTGGTACCTGACCAAAAATAAAGGAACACGGCCATATCTGAAGGGAGAAGCTGGTGCGGAACTGCAACGATATATCAAATCCACAGGAATTGATTTCCGTTGCCCTGCATTTGGTTTTAAGCTGGATGAACGTTACAGTACTATGTCGTATTCAGAAGTGATTTTGGACGTGCTGCAAAAGGCATATGAGCGCTCTGGCTATAAATTCTATTTAGATGTTGTTCGGACGGACACCGGATTTTATCTGCAAGTTGTTCGAGAAGGAAAAAACACGACTGTACCTATTTTTGTTCCTGATCAAATGGAAAGCAGCAGTCGCGGCTTTTCTATGGAAGAAACCTATACCGTCGTCACTGCTGAAAAATGGAAAGATGATAAGTTGGTTTCCTCTGTGACAAGGACAAATAAAGAAGCAGTGAAGACGCTGGGGCGCATGCAAGAAATTATCGAAGTAGAGGAAGATGAAAAGCCGGAAACGATTGCCGCAGAACGGCTTAAAGCATTGTCAGCGCCAGTACAGACACGAAGCATCACAGTTCGGCATAATGACCATAAGCTGAGCCAATTGCGTGCTGGGTGGATTGTTATCACCCGGGAGACAGGGCACTATTCCAAATGGATCGTATCCAGTGAACAGACCAGCTATAAAAACGGTCAGTACATTGTGCAATTGGAATTGGAGCGGAGGGAAGTGAAATGA
- a CDS encoding HK97 gp10 family phage protein has product MIHDFAGLYRRIDYIRREGMQRILHNIVEAMGEALLNQIIDEIARQDLIDTGAMWNSFSHGGDNNVWTWDVDRNAVTLEIGSNLPYAQLLNDGYTITKQHFVPGYWNSGGSFVYDPGSKTGFMAKPRTFIGRHYFDIAVNDFRGGMNTFMLHRLEVELGRMLR; this is encoded by the coding sequence ATGATTCATGACTTTGCTGGTCTATATCGACGAATCGACTATATCCGCCGCGAAGGGATGCAGCGTATTCTACACAATATCGTAGAAGCAATGGGGGAAGCATTGCTCAATCAAATCATTGATGAGATTGCGCGGCAGGATCTGATTGACACTGGTGCAATGTGGAACAGTTTCAGTCATGGTGGAGATAACAACGTATGGACTTGGGATGTGGATCGTAATGCAGTTACGCTTGAGATCGGATCGAACTTGCCTTATGCGCAGCTGCTCAATGACGGCTACACGATTACCAAGCAACACTTTGTTCCCGGATATTGGAATAGCGGCGGATCATTCGTATATGATCCCGGGTCCAAAACTGGTTTTATGGCGAAGCCACGGACGTTCATCGGTCGTCATTATTTTGATATTGCTGTGAATGATTTCCGGGGAGGTATGAATACATTTATGTTGCACCGGTTGGAAGTTGAATTAGGGAGGATGCTTCGATGA
- a CDS encoding baseplate J/gp47 family protein, with protein MSVNINDLPDLPDMMILEETPEMIYQRWMNRAIALAKERSLPPPDTEQGGFFYDLWYPIAQELAEQQELMTYSLIQAFPIWADDEYLDAHGWSAGIPRKTGEDDDTYRLRQLDQAFEEEGSGRVKDYESWARKFQGVGTASGVEKARHDNSIDLYLADLSGSPVTEEFAASIKTQMWDNYRIAGHDLEVYPAPVFILKLEAKIENAAGDLETLAETIRTRIKNYAAGRTTLAYHYLSALVILDVGEDYAEVKVNGGNEDVQVPRTAILQVEVVLS; from the coding sequence ATGAGCGTTAATATAAATGATTTGCCGGATCTTCCGGACATGATGATTTTGGAAGAAACGCCAGAAATGATTTATCAGCGTTGGATGAACCGTGCAATCGCTTTGGCTAAAGAACGCAGTTTACCGCCGCCTGATACAGAGCAAGGCGGATTTTTTTATGACCTATGGTATCCGATTGCTCAGGAACTAGCCGAACAGCAAGAATTGATGACCTATTCATTGATCCAAGCCTTTCCAATCTGGGCAGATGATGAGTATCTGGATGCGCATGGCTGGTCTGCAGGTATTCCCAGAAAGACAGGTGAAGATGACGATACTTATCGATTGCGGCAGTTGGACCAAGCTTTTGAGGAAGAAGGCAGCGGTCGAGTGAAAGATTATGAATCATGGGCAAGAAAATTTCAAGGAGTTGGTACCGCTTCTGGAGTTGAGAAGGCACGTCATGATAATTCTATCGATCTGTACCTAGCTGATTTGTCTGGTAGCCCTGTGACGGAAGAGTTTGCAGCATCGATTAAAACGCAAATGTGGGACAACTACCGTATTGCTGGTCATGACTTGGAAGTATACCCGGCACCGGTATTTATTCTCAAACTTGAAGCGAAGATTGAGAATGCTGCTGGTGATTTGGAAACATTAGCAGAAACCATCAGAACACGTATTAAAAATTACGCTGCTGGCAGAACCACACTGGCTTATCATTATTTATCTGCTCTGGTCATTTTGGATGTAGGAGAAGATTATGCTGAAGTAAAAGTCAATGGTGGGAATGAAGATGTGCAAGTACCGCGTACTGCCATCCTGCAGGTGGAAGTGGTACTCTCATGA
- a CDS encoding major capsid protein, producing the protein MRNNGSIVADNIRKSTITTASDPTALNYREVDEFLQMAYESTEFLKGIRTVTRRSTSGTIDKIGVTGRNLRSKKENVPVSNGAEPKMSSVPYSTEPIILPWDITEEQIRQEQRVRGQDYEDIIMQGMTRNFGENMQDLGFNGDKSTPNTDPDYDFLKINDGWLKKARITGNYIDWSTLPDAEKMGVLFNLERAIPTRLRASGIFKYFMHPNTYSQRLEYLAKMDTSASVQIQIMGAQNKINSYEVEEVPHMPEGTILFTYKPNFLLVNTYDIIIRKTTEGKEAVWGDKRFYAIHTDMDSIFEEPAAVAMVEGVKF; encoded by the coding sequence ATGAGAAATAATGGCAGTATTGTAGCAGACAACATTCGTAAGTCAACTATTACTACGGCATCTGACCCAACAGCGCTTAACTACCGAGAGGTAGATGAATTTCTGCAAATGGCATATGAATCTACTGAATTTCTGAAAGGGATTCGCACAGTAACCCGCCGTTCTACTAGCGGCACAATTGACAAAATTGGTGTGACTGGTCGTAACTTGCGAAGCAAAAAAGAGAACGTGCCAGTTTCAAACGGTGCAGAACCGAAAATGAGCAGCGTGCCTTACTCCACAGAGCCAATCATCTTGCCATGGGATATTACTGAAGAACAAATCCGTCAAGAACAGCGGGTTCGCGGTCAAGACTATGAAGATATCATTATGCAAGGTATGACCCGGAATTTCGGGGAGAATATGCAGGATTTGGGCTTTAACGGAGACAAGAGTACTCCAAACACTGATCCAGACTATGACTTCCTGAAAATCAATGATGGTTGGTTGAAAAAAGCACGTATCACAGGTAATTACATCGATTGGAGTACGCTGCCAGACGCGGAAAAAATGGGAGTTCTGTTCAACTTGGAGCGTGCTATCCCTACAAGACTTCGTGCCAGCGGTATTTTTAAGTACTTCATGCATCCCAATACGTATTCTCAACGTTTGGAGTATCTTGCCAAGATGGATACGAGTGCTTCAGTGCAAATTCAAATCATGGGTGCTCAAAACAAAATCAACAGCTATGAAGTGGAAGAAGTTCCACACATGCCAGAAGGAACAATCCTTTTTACGTACAAACCGAACTTCTTGTTGGTGAATACGTATGACATTATCATTCGTAAAACGACTGAAGGCAAAGAAGCTGTATGGGGAGACAAACGCTTCTATGCTATTCACACAGACATGGATTCCATTTTTGAAGAACCAGCCGCTGTGGCAATGGTAGAAGGGGTGAAATTCTGA
- a CDS encoding DUF2634 domain-containing protein, with product MDEDTLFPTDLDLTDIADDELIDQIESADKWTYKYDYLNRKMLLTESGQPIRTTTYEEYLQEVALKILNTERFQYAVYDEEYGVERSEWSGWEDVEVTRDIEEALAAHNEIIQAEVIGLDRRPPKCFVSIKIEGLAGSIELMDEEVLTG from the coding sequence TTGGATGAGGATACTTTATTTCCGACTGACTTGGATCTCACAGACATTGCGGATGATGAACTGATCGATCAGATAGAATCTGCTGATAAATGGACTTACAAATACGACTATTTAAATCGGAAAATGCTACTGACTGAATCTGGGCAACCAATTCGCACGACAACTTATGAAGAATACTTGCAGGAAGTTGCACTCAAAATTCTGAATACAGAACGATTTCAATATGCTGTTTATGATGAAGAATATGGTGTTGAACGTTCGGAATGGTCCGGTTGGGAAGATGTCGAGGTCACACGAGATATTGAGGAAGCCTTAGCTGCTCATAATGAAATCATTCAAGCTGAGGTAATTGGTTTGGACCGGCGGCCCCCCAAATGCTTTGTATCGATCAAAATAGAAGGGCTGGCTGGTAGTATAGAATTGATGGACGAGGAGGTACTTACTGGATGA
- a CDS encoding phage tail sheath subtilisin-like domain-containing protein, with protein MSIERVRAGAYVDLHAKAIARVIASSGRVLIPYQAEWGQPNMPVDMADTQERTLETGLLVPVLELAAENGATLIGYRVTNGSEKKSTLAVADGYTFEAKYPGLRGNDFEVSIRTSLIDEKKKEILVRDSKSIYPNESYLVADKTEAVSKLKQSSMIRFKSTGAAALTDAEYAKLAGGVTGTAVIPAGQWTQIFNAVFGLDFDAMYLPSTEAPVQAACKQWLLDRRTKGRKLAHLIIAGDKLTDDDIEAHNARSRTMNARYVINNSIAGTHTNGTYYDSVQWAAWVAGLVAGTPANKSFSGVKVPMTSAAKDWSQSEVLKGLAEGTLMATRDGYDYIIEQAINTLSTLGDGEREDFGKIRVSMTIDQILNDINSTAKKFRATLDNDKDGRGTFIGAVKEYLAIRANQKAIDATYSFEESDTMTSAFDYSYYKLKAKPLDSIEAFYVDWEVA; from the coding sequence ATGTCGATTGAACGTGTACGAGCAGGGGCATATGTAGACCTGCATGCTAAGGCGATTGCTCGGGTAATTGCGAGCAGCGGCCGTGTATTAATTCCATATCAGGCTGAGTGGGGACAACCGAATATGCCAGTAGATATGGCAGACACGCAGGAGCGTACATTGGAAACAGGCCTGCTGGTTCCAGTATTGGAATTGGCTGCAGAGAACGGGGCAACCCTGATCGGATACCGAGTGACCAATGGATCTGAGAAAAAATCAACCCTGGCTGTTGCAGATGGCTACACTTTTGAAGCGAAGTACCCGGGCCTGCGTGGGAATGATTTTGAAGTCAGTATTCGTACCAGCCTAATCGATGAAAAGAAAAAGGAGATCTTGGTACGTGATAGCAAGTCCATCTACCCGAACGAATCCTATCTGGTGGCGGACAAGACCGAGGCAGTCAGCAAGCTCAAGCAGTCCAGCATGATCCGCTTTAAGAGCACTGGCGCTGCTGCTCTGACAGATGCAGAATATGCCAAGCTTGCTGGGGGTGTCACAGGTACGGCCGTTATTCCAGCCGGACAGTGGACGCAAATTTTTAATGCTGTTTTCGGTTTGGACTTCGATGCAATGTATCTGCCATCAACAGAAGCACCGGTGCAAGCCGCCTGCAAACAATGGCTGCTGGATCGCCGCACCAAAGGCCGCAAGTTGGCTCACCTTATTATTGCTGGCGATAAGCTGACAGATGACGACATTGAGGCGCACAACGCCCGCAGCCGCACAATGAATGCTCGCTATGTGATTAACAACAGCATTGCTGGCACACACACGAATGGAACATACTATGATTCCGTTCAGTGGGCAGCATGGGTTGCCGGTCTGGTCGCAGGTACGCCAGCTAATAAATCATTCAGTGGTGTGAAAGTTCCAATGACATCTGCAGCAAAAGACTGGAGCCAATCGGAAGTCCTAAAAGGATTGGCTGAAGGTACACTGATGGCAACTCGTGATGGGTATGATTACATTATTGAGCAGGCGATCAATACGCTGAGTACGTTGGGTGACGGGGAACGGGAAGACTTCGGAAAAATTCGGGTATCCATGACCATTGATCAGATCCTGAACGATATCAATTCGACAGCCAAAAAGTTCCGTGCCACTTTGGATAATGATAAAGATGGCCGCGGCACTTTCATTGGTGCAGTGAAGGAGTATTTGGCGATCCGTGCCAACCAGAAGGCTATTGATGCTACCTATAGTTTTGAAGAAAGTGATACGATGACCAGTGCCTTTGATTACAGCTACTACAAGCTCAAAGCAAAGCCGCTTGATTCTATCGAAGCATTTTATGTGGATTGGGAGGTGGCGTAA
- a CDS encoding tail tape measure protein: MGADFSTSFRRANESIREMSDRVSSARDEVTRLSRTEVGDIFSRARRGADDLRSSAGRADSELRNLSDADVTIRAHDRISPVVDGITDRIGALAAAAGALVIGGSIKDTMFDGTQEYFTEAARSAAFLTPAQRSSALKQNDQLYVQQIIHSRSEGAGRIADAAPLVQDKSQMGDFVSASAKIQYIRPDSGAEEINRALSQSADSFKESYSQVADSMMYAYKEVGDRQQDLFDTFWEYSGYFKNMDVDSSQMSNFLTETVRGGAFNFDKPGDFFKETFGVKALNTGDMQKYFELRGAGKSEAARQAEAFTNDINSGDKQRMHGAVTALVADLASQTQNELKQSLTTMGSATAEDNGKAILSTYGTAFEAAPNMKGTTNSLVQRQQAADPMLELKQARAEISLTLQDMGLNISQGMLPVFQEFNKALTDNKGEIEAFIGAVTAGISKIGTFYTNHFKTITTALLALGAVVGTVKVAKFAGGMIGDVKGGYGKVKGWFGGRTNQGPGNYSPIDEAAGGRRFNVRRWNRNGSGDAVGAHRVTTMIVHAGTVIVNGSNRRGKKSKKKNGSKSNNHNNNHNNNNNNRNGRNPDGSINARRGNQNNGNPPDTDSPSRRNGRVTYRNGRIFPNTPTPPPEPPVPPRNGLLRKLGKGAKYLKPAAKAAGIVGTVATVGMGAYDLYQASKEGGLKEGLSTKGGSMVGSIAGGVVGGAVGSLIGPVGTALGAAAGSWIGEKLGTMADESGLTRKAVDAVSSVVDKTTSWFKSTGSAIGDFFTGKDNKPAEYVSTGVASVTFGTMTPERQKQVKEAMTGFAKDVGEKGLVNAVKDSLDGPVGQKVVSLKNKVVGIFKGSGADKAKKDIADVGVSSDKTKKQAQDMGITATKSTKDIANGASKASTSLKNIGGSARQAAAETRSHLEQLSNISSKATSWGSNLIDMMVGGIRSKFPALSNVVSNAAGIIGNFLGFHSPTKEGPASDSDKWAPNFVNMFADGLKPDRIRQKVNSLAGELQPPSSTGTITMAKSLGSAPATRSAAGVTIENITIDMGPLAQGITDFAQFSQMLKSPEGRALIRNVVGQELLHALESGG; the protein is encoded by the coding sequence ATGGGAGCAGACTTTTCAACATCATTCCGCCGGGCAAATGAATCCATTCGTGAAATGAGTGATCGTGTAAGTTCAGCACGTGATGAAGTGACTCGGCTGAGTCGTACAGAAGTAGGAGACATTTTCAGCCGAGCGCGGCGCGGTGCAGATGATTTACGTTCATCTGCTGGACGCGCTGACTCTGAACTGCGGAATTTAAGCGACGCGGATGTAACAATAAGGGCACATGATCGGATCAGTCCAGTAGTGGATGGAATTACTGACCGGATCGGAGCACTAGCTGCAGCAGCTGGTGCTTTAGTGATTGGCGGTAGCATCAAAGACACTATGTTTGACGGTACGCAAGAGTATTTCACTGAGGCTGCTCGTAGTGCTGCCTTTCTTACACCAGCACAACGATCTTCGGCATTAAAGCAAAATGACCAGTTGTATGTTCAACAAATTATTCATTCTCGATCAGAGGGGGCTGGTAGAATAGCTGATGCTGCACCACTTGTGCAAGATAAATCTCAAATGGGTGATTTCGTATCCGCTTCAGCAAAAATACAGTACATCCGACCAGACAGTGGTGCAGAAGAAATCAACCGAGCATTATCACAGTCTGCTGACAGTTTTAAAGAGTCTTATAGCCAAGTAGCTGACAGTATGATGTATGCATATAAAGAGGTGGGTGACCGGCAGCAAGATTTATTCGATACGTTTTGGGAGTACAGCGGGTACTTTAAAAACATGGATGTTGACTCGAGTCAAATGTCAAACTTTTTGACTGAAACAGTCAGGGGCGGGGCATTTAACTTTGATAAACCAGGGGATTTTTTTAAAGAAACCTTTGGAGTTAAAGCTTTGAATACGGGAGACATGCAAAAGTATTTTGAATTGCGTGGTGCAGGAAAAAGTGAAGCTGCTCGGCAAGCAGAAGCATTTACTAATGATATTAACTCTGGGGATAAGCAACGTATGCACGGTGCAGTCACTGCATTGGTTGCTGACCTTGCCAGTCAAACTCAGAACGAATTGAAGCAATCACTTACTACCATGGGATCGGCAACGGCAGAGGACAATGGTAAAGCTATTCTTTCAACATATGGTACAGCATTTGAAGCAGCACCTAATATGAAAGGTACAACAAATTCATTGGTTCAACGGCAACAAGCGGCTGATCCAATGTTGGAATTGAAACAAGCCCGTGCAGAAATTAGCTTAACCTTGCAAGACATGGGTTTGAATATCAGTCAAGGTATGTTGCCAGTATTCCAAGAATTCAATAAGGCTCTTACAGATAACAAAGGCGAGATCGAAGCATTTATAGGTGCAGTCACAGCCGGCATTTCCAAGATTGGTACGTTCTATACTAATCACTTTAAAACAATCACAACAGCGTTACTCGCTTTAGGAGCTGTCGTTGGAACAGTTAAAGTTGCTAAGTTTGCTGGCGGTATGATCGGCGATGTAAAAGGCGGTTATGGGAAAGTAAAAGGCTGGTTTGGAGGAAGAACAAACCAAGGACCAGGAAACTATTCACCTATTGATGAAGCTGCTGGTGGACGACGATTCAATGTGCGTCGCTGGAATAGAAACGGCAGTGGTGATGCGGTTGGAGCGCACCGAGTAACTACCATGATCGTACATGCTGGAACAGTTATTGTTAATGGTAGCAATCGCCGTGGGAAAAAAAGCAAGAAAAAGAATGGAAGCAAATCGAACAATCACAATAATAATCACAACAACAACAATAACAATCGCAACGGTCGGAATCCTGATGGCTCCATTAATGCTCGGCGAGGTAATCAGAATAATGGTAATCCTCCAGATACAGATTCGCCGTCACGCCGAAACGGCCGAGTCACTTACCGAAACGGTCGAATATTCCCGAATACACCAACGCCACCGCCAGAACCGCCGGTACCACCACGGAATGGATTATTAAGAAAACTAGGCAAAGGCGCCAAATACCTTAAACCTGCAGCAAAGGCAGCAGGTATTGTCGGTACAGTGGCAACCGTTGGAATGGGTGCTTACGATCTGTACCAAGCTTCCAAAGAAGGCGGCTTGAAAGAAGGGTTGTCCACCAAAGGTGGTAGTATGGTAGGTTCCATTGCAGGCGGAGTGGTCGGTGGAGCTGTAGGTTCTTTGATTGGTCCAGTTGGTACTGCTCTTGGGGCAGCAGCAGGGAGTTGGATTGGTGAAAAGCTTGGCACAATGGCTGATGAAAGTGGGCTAACTCGAAAAGCAGTAGATGCTGTTTCTTCCGTTGTAGATAAAACCACTTCTTGGTTCAAATCTACGGGAAGTGCTATTGGAGATTTCTTCACTGGTAAAGATAACAAGCCTGCTGAGTATGTAAGTACAGGCGTAGCTTCTGTAACTTTTGGAACCATGACACCTGAACGACAAAAGCAAGTGAAAGAAGCTATGACTGGATTTGCTAAAGATGTAGGTGAAAAAGGTTTAGTCAATGCTGTTAAAGATAGCCTTGATGGTCCAGTCGGACAAAAAGTTGTTAGTTTAAAAAACAAGGTTGTCGGTATTTTTAAAGGTTCTGGAGCAGACAAAGCCAAAAAAGATATTGCAGATGTTGGTGTTTCTTCAGACAAGACAAAGAAGCAAGCACAAGATATGGGCATTACTGCTACCAAAAGCACTAAGGATATTGCCAATGGTGCTAGTAAAGCTAGCACCAGTTTGAAAAATATAGGCGGATCTGCTCGGCAAGCTGCCGCCGAAACGCGATCACATTTAGAGCAATTAAGTAATATTTCAAGCAAAGCTACCAGTTGGGGAAGCAACCTCATTGATATGATGGTAGGCGGTATCCGTAGTAAATTCCCAGCATTGAGCAATGTGGTATCCAACGCAGCTGGTATTATCGGTAATTTCTTAGGGTTCCACTCACCTACAAAAGAGGGACCTGCTTCAGATTCTGATAAATGGGCACCCAATTTCGTGAATATGTTCGCTGACGGATTGAAGCCAGATCGTATTCGCCAGAAGGTGAATAGCTTGGCTGGGGAATTGCAGCCGCCATCATCTACAGGAACAATCACAATGGCAAAATCACTCGGTTCAGCACCTGCAACTAGAAGCGCAGCGGGAGTCACCATTGAAAACATTACGATTGATATGGGACCGTTGGCACAAGGGATTACGGATTTTGCACAGTTTTCTCAGATGCTGAAAAGTCCAGAAGGACGCGCTTTGATTCGCAATGTAGTAGGGCAAGAATTGCTGCATGCGCTGGAGAGTGGAGGATAA
- a CDS encoding DUF3199 family protein, whose translation MPVQEATDELLEQYIDDAQIRIELYLPMLFPELPDKTITLAWVKLAESLALQDSDEYLTAVARNYASESDGAWTYTRQAVAGKTTGNMDVDNILYLWVQQQKGDGDGNVTVMLL comes from the coding sequence ATGCCGGTGCAGGAAGCTACTGACGAGCTGCTGGAGCAATATATTGATGATGCACAAATTCGCATTGAATTGTACCTGCCTATGCTGTTCCCAGAGCTGCCAGATAAGACGATTACACTTGCTTGGGTAAAGCTTGCAGAATCTTTGGCACTTCAGGATAGTGACGAATATTTGACAGCCGTTGCCCGTAATTACGCATCTGAATCAGATGGGGCTTGGACGTATACCCGGCAAGCAGTGGCCGGAAAGACCACCGGTAATATGGATGTAGACAACATCCTTTATCTGTGGGTTCAGCAGCAGAAGGGAGACGGCGACGGCAATGTGACGGTGATGTTGCTGTGA